The candidate division KSB1 bacterium genome includes a region encoding these proteins:
- the ssnA gene encoding putative aminohydrolase SsnA has translation MAAVESEADYNITKEQAWKKLKTYQGIRIVSPGKFYEILKKGQHKFSMSSILLKNATAVHIFPSSIHQIDLRIQSGRIVACGKDLIPEPGEQVDDLNGRLVLPGLVNAHTHLYSALARGMPGPQEGPKNFLEILQKIWWKLDRALDEESIYYSALIGAMEAVKAGTTTLVDHHASPNCISGSLKIVREALEQIGVRGVLCYEVTDRNGAAGREAGLRENQNFLDNHVNSQFRGLVGAHASFTLSDQALRACAGLAQQNNCGVHIHLAEDGCDAEISRRDFGRSDIVNRLADFGVLSEKTILAHGIFLSAADLKTILEHRCWLMHNARSNMNNSVGYAPVQNFGERVSLGTDGFPADMFEETRLAFFKGRDAKNGLGPADYLKFLSAGHQLCSELFGMPFGKLEPGAVADLIILDYSAPTPFTEENLAGHVLLGMKADHVAEVMIAGKFVLRNKTLIGVDVEKIYQKSRVAAAKLWKRLHML, from the coding sequence GTGGCCGCCGTTGAAAGCGAAGCGGATTATAACATCACCAAAGAACAGGCTTGGAAGAAGCTCAAAACGTATCAAGGCATACGTATCGTGAGTCCAGGCAAATTTTATGAGATTCTCAAAAAGGGGCAGCATAAATTCAGCATGTCTTCAATTTTATTAAAAAACGCCACTGCCGTCCACATTTTTCCATCCTCCATCCATCAGATTGACCTGCGGATTCAATCGGGTCGAATCGTTGCCTGCGGCAAAGACTTAATCCCCGAACCCGGCGAGCAAGTGGATGATCTCAACGGCCGTCTCGTGCTTCCCGGCTTGGTGAATGCGCACACCCATCTCTATTCGGCGCTGGCGCGCGGCATGCCCGGCCCGCAAGAAGGGCCAAAGAATTTCTTGGAAATTTTGCAAAAAATCTGGTGGAAGCTTGATCGCGCGCTCGACGAAGAGAGCATTTACTACAGCGCGCTGATCGGCGCGATGGAAGCCGTCAAAGCCGGCACCACGACGCTCGTTGACCATCATGCTTCGCCAAATTGTATTTCGGGGTCATTGAAAATTGTTCGAGAGGCGTTGGAACAGATTGGCGTTCGCGGCGTGCTGTGTTATGAAGTCACCGATCGGAACGGCGCCGCCGGGCGGGAGGCGGGCTTGCGCGAGAATCAAAATTTTTTAGACAATCATGTCAATTCCCAATTTCGCGGCCTGGTGGGCGCGCATGCCTCGTTTACGCTTTCCGATCAGGCCTTGCGCGCCTGCGCCGGGCTGGCGCAACAAAATAACTGCGGCGTGCACATTCATCTCGCTGAAGACGGCTGCGATGCGGAAATTTCGCGCCGCGATTTTGGGCGCAGCGATATCGTCAACCGGCTTGCCGATTTCGGCGTGCTTTCAGAAAAAACAATTTTAGCTCACGGTATTTTTTTGTCGGCTGCTGATTTAAAAACAATCCTCGAGCATCGCTGCTGGCTCATGCACAACGCGCGCTCGAACATGAACAACAGCGTCGGATACGCGCCGGTGCAAAACTTTGGCGAGCGCGTTTCGCTCGGCACCGACGGTTTTCCGGCGGATATGTTTGAAGAGACTCGGTTGGCTTTTTTTAAAGGCCGTGATGCAAAAAACGGCCTCGGCCCGGCGGATTATCTCAAGTTTTTAAGCGCCGGCCATCAATTGTGCTCCGAGTTGTTCGGCATGCCGTTTGGCAAACTCGAGCCAGGCGCCGTGGCCGATCTGATTATTCTCGATTACTCCGCGCCGACGCCGTTCACCGAAGAAAATCTCGCCGGCCATGTTCTCCTCGGCATGAAAGCCGATCACGTTGCCGAGGTCATGATCGCTGGAAAATTTGTCTTGCGCAACAAAACCTTGATCGGCGTCGATGTTGAAAAAATCTATCAAAAATCCCGCGTAGCGGCGGCAAAACTTTGGAAACGGCTGCATATGCTCTGA
- a CDS encoding glycosyl hydrolase, which yields MLKIDYTLNPTKLLPTIQHLFEISARKIHRLHKAWDPAKGSPVFTVKGKYTTRGWTEWTQGFQYGSAILQFDATDEKEFLTIGREATVKTMAKHVSHIGVHDHGFNNISTYGNLWRLMREGRISANAWEQNFYELALKISGAVQAARWTALGNANGFIYSFNGPHSLFVDTIRTLRVLAVAHQLGHVLMGEGDQPISLLQRLIEHAKATAQYNVYYGAGRDIYDVRGRVAHESIFNRRDGSYRCPNSQQGYSPFSTWTRGLAWAMCGFAEQLEFCDQLNEGELRPFGGKKKLIKVLLKAAQATSDFYLENTPLDGIPYWDTGAPNLHRLGDYLNQPADPFNAFEPVDSSAAAIAAQGLLRLGRFLKQSGQGYYQAGLTITQTLLAPPYLSEKENHQGLLLHSVYHRPRGWDYVPKSTRVPRGESSMWGDYHLRELVLLVWRQAKELPYLTFF from the coding sequence ATGCTCAAAATTGATTACACCCTCAATCCCACAAAACTTCTTCCGACCATTCAACACTTGTTTGAAATTTCAGCCAGGAAAATTCATCGTCTGCATAAAGCCTGGGATCCGGCAAAAGGTTCGCCGGTGTTTACCGTGAAAGGCAAATACACCACCCGCGGCTGGACGGAGTGGACGCAGGGCTTCCAATACGGTTCGGCGATTTTGCAATTTGACGCCACCGATGAGAAAGAATTTCTCACGATAGGCCGCGAAGCAACCGTGAAGACGATGGCCAAACACGTGAGCCATATCGGCGTGCATGATCACGGTTTCAACAACATCAGCACGTATGGCAATCTCTGGCGACTGATGCGCGAAGGCCGTATTTCCGCCAATGCCTGGGAGCAAAATTTCTATGAATTGGCGTTGAAAATTTCCGGCGCGGTGCAGGCGGCGCGGTGGACTGCGCTTGGCAATGCCAACGGTTTCATTTATTCATTCAACGGGCCGCATTCGCTTTTTGTCGATACCATTCGCACGCTGCGCGTCTTGGCCGTGGCGCATCAGCTCGGCCACGTGTTGATGGGCGAGGGCGATCAACCAATTTCGCTTTTGCAGCGTTTGATCGAACATGCAAAAGCCACAGCGCAATACAATGTTTATTACGGCGCAGGCCGTGATATTTACGACGTTCGCGGCCGCGTCGCACATGAATCCATTTTCAATCGGCGCGACGGCAGTTATCGCTGCCCCAACTCGCAACAAGGCTATTCGCCGTTCAGTACCTGGACGCGCGGTCTGGCGTGGGCGATGTGCGGCTTCGCCGAGCAGCTCGAATTTTGCGATCAGCTCAATGAGGGAGAGCTGCGGCCTTTTGGGGGCAAAAAGAAATTGATAAAAGTTTTGCTCAAGGCCGCGCAAGCGACAAGTGATTTTTATCTCGAAAACACGCCGCTCGACGGCATTCCCTATTGGGACACCGGCGCGCCGAATTTGCACCGGCTCGGCGATTATCTCAATCAACCTGCCGATCCTTTTAATGCGTTTGAGCCGGTTGATAGTTCTGCTGCCGCGATCGCGGCGCAAGGATTGCTCCGGCTTGGCCGGTTCTTAAAACAATCTGGTCAAGGTTACTATCAAGCCGGTTTGACGATCACCCAAACCTTGTTGGCTCCGCCCTATTTGAGTGAGAAAGAAAATCATCAAGGCTTGCTGCTGCATTCGGTTTATCACCGGCCGCGCGGCTGGGATTACGTGCCAAAATCGACGCGGGTGCCGCGAGGTGAATCATCGATGTGGGGAGATTATCACCTGCGCGAGCTGGTGCTACTTGTATGGCGCCAAGCAAAAGAGTTGCCATATCTCACCTTCTTTTGA